The following is a genomic window from Adhaeribacter radiodurans.
TTTGGTGCGGGCAGAATTAGAAAGACTAGCTCAGGCTTCGCCGCTGTGGGATAAGCGCGTTTGTAAATTGCACGTAACCGAGTCTAAAGAAAAGACCTTAGAACTGCGGGCACTCGTAAGTGCCCGCGATTCTAGTTCAGCCTTTGAACTACGTTGCGAAATCCGGGAAAAACTGGTTTCTTTTATTCAAAAAAATTATCCCGACAGTTTACCTAAAACCCGCACCAATTCGCCGCTGGAAACAAATACTTTAACAAGTAGCGCCGCCAGTGAAGCTTAAGTAAATTCTTTATCTAAAGCCAACACGTAAGCCCGGTTATAATGTTTGGTTAAGTTATTCCAGTCAAACTCTACGGATGAGTTTTCAACTCTGTTGCGCAGCGATATTCTTTCCCGCTGGCTTAGGCGCACGTAATCAAATAAATAATTACTAAGTTGGGTTACCGCATCATCAAAACTTCTATTCCGACGCTTGATAACATAAGTACCGCGGGCAGTTTCTTCATCTACCTGGCGGTGAGCCAGGTAATCACCGAAGCCAGCCAAATCGCTGGTAACGGCCGGTACTCCGCGGGCAATACACTCTAGTGGCGTATAACCCCAAGGCTCATAATAACTCGGGAATATTCCTAAGTGGCAGCCCCGCACAAACTGTCCGTAATCTAAACCAAATAAAGGATTGGTAGCCGAAATAAAATCCGGATGGTAAACAATTTTCACCCGGTCGTGGGCATTATTAATTAAATGGGAGGAACGCAAAAAGCTTAAAATTTCGTCGGTTTGGTCGTGTACCAGGTTGTGCGTTACTACGCTCGGCAAAATGTGCGTTTTCCAGGATTGTAAGTTACGCCGATAACGCAGTTGCCAATAATCATCCACAAACTCGGCCATGTCAGGTAATTTCACGTCGTTATTGGAAGCCGCGTATTTAAATAGTCTATCCCCGATTTGCTTCTGAATGGTTTCGCAAGTTTCCCGAATTTCCTCCATCATAGCCCGTGATTGCAGCACGTGCGCGTTTATGGAATGGTAAGGTTGCTTGGTCACAAAAAACATTACCACTGTTTTTTTAATGCCTGCTTGTTGCATGCGGTAATTGAGCCGGGCTAAAGCTTCGAGGGTTACATCAAATCCTTTATTACGGTATTCGTATCTCCCCGAAGTAAAGAAATAAAGTGTTTGATCCAGATCGAACGGATAACTCTGGAAAAAATGCCCCATTACAAACTGGTGGATTTTTGCTTTAAATTGGGCGTGCAGGTTCTGAAACTCGTGGATAGCAGTAAACCGTTCAATATTTAAGCCATTGGGCAGCAATACATCCGGTATCCGGTCGAGCAAAAATATACACTCCCTGGCCGTAACCTGACTAACCGTGCTAAAAATATGCGAGCCGTGCGCTGCCGCTCGCTCAATACGTACGGCCGTTTCAATATTAAAATGCTGCGCTTCTTTTAACCAATTTACCGACGTAAGATTATCGTAAAACGATGGATCATTCATGGCCAGGTAGCGGCCCAGTAAAGTAGCGTGAGTAGTAAATACAATTTTAATTTTTGCTTGTTCCCGCCGCAATGCTGGTATAGCCGAGCCTACCATCCACTCGTGAAAGTGCGCGATAACGGGTCTTTCGGTAATTTCCGGAGTTATTAAAATACTCAGGAATATTTTTACTAAATGACCAAACGCTTCGGTCTGATTCAATAGGTCATCATTATCGGGCGTAGGAATATCATGATCGGCCCACAACCGGTACTTTATATCTCCCAACCGGTCATATACACTGTATGGATTTAGTAATACAATTAGGGGATTACCCGCCACGAGCCAATGCCCGTAATGTACCTCATACCCCATATTGCGCATCTTCAATACTGCTTGGCCAAAAGGTCGGCTGTAATCATCAGTCGGTTCAAACTCAGCCGCCGCCATTTTCGGGAAATACGGCCCGATCAGAAAATAACAATCGCCCCATTTTTCGATCATCGATTGTACTTTCGTCTGAATAACGGTATAAATACCGCCCACCTGGTTACAAACTTCCCAGGCAATTTCGGCTAATAACGCTTGTTTCAGCGCATCTTCGTTAAGTTTAGCAGGATAATTTAGGTCTAGCACAGGCAGGTGATTTAAGGTTAGTAAATATGCTGTTTAAATATAGATATTACTGCGATTAAATACGGTATTTCTACGGAAGATGAAACCACTTTGTAGTAATATTGACAAAAAAATCCCGGATTAAAGCTAAGCTACAGATTTACAGGAAGTAAATTTTAAAAATTATTTACTAATTAGGCTTTATTATTTAAAAAGGCCGAATAATTCCAGATTTATCTGGTTAACAATAAAGCCTAAATCTTCGGGGTTCTTCACAAAATCCAGGTGGTTCACATCAATAATAAGTAATTTACCTAAATCGTAGTGGTTAATCCAGTTTTCGTATTGCTCATTCAGGCTACGCAAATATTGTATACTGATATTGTTTTCGAAATCCCGGTTCCGTTTTTCAATTTGCTCAATCAACTTGGGCAAATCGGCTTTTAAATAAATTAGAAGATCGGGCGGCGTAACCATACTAATAAGCGAACGGAATAACTCAAAATAATTATCGTAATCGCGTTGGCTCATCATGCCAGACTCGTGGAGATTACGGGCAAAAATATAGGCATCTTCGTAAACGGTGCGGTCTTGCACCACGCTTTTTTCACTGTGTTTAATTTGCTGAACCTGCCGGAAGCGACTGTTCAGGAAGAAAACCTGCAAATGAAAAGCCCAGCGGGGCATATCGTCGTAAAAATCTTTTAAGTAAGGATTGCTATCCACTACTTCTTCAAAAAGAGCCCATTTATAATGATGCGCTAATTTCTGCGCCAGCGTGGTTTTACCAGCCCCAATATTTCCGACTATAGCAATATGCATGCGTTTAGTTGAAAGTTATAAGTTGAAAGTTATAAGTTGCCAGTAGATAGTAAATTTATTTTTGTTCACTATTTCAACTATACTATATAAAAAGTGAACCTACTTCTTTTTATTACTAAGATAATGCTGTTTACAACCTACTAAGCTGATATAATAAACTAAAAGGTTTATTATATCATGTAAATACAGTTTAGTTACTGGCTTCCATTTACTTTTTCTAATTTATAAAGTTGATTAATTTTTAAATTTCTTAATTAAATAAATCATTGTTCTGGAATATCTTTCAAAATTCCGTAATACTATATGTACAATAAATTAAAAATCTATGTCTTATCTTCCAATAACTTCTTTGCGCACCTTCAAAAATGAAAACCCTCATTTCCAGTTAAAATTTTAAATATTGGAGAAGCCGTTGAATGGCAAGAACTTTTATTGTTCCTTTCGTGATAAAGATATTAACAATGAATTTTGGACAGATTTAGCCTATTATGAATTAAATAATGAGCATAATTTATCAGTATTTGAGAGTAACATAGTATATAACATCAAAAGGAAGTTAGCAGGCGAACCAGATAAATGGAATGAGGAAACTGATCTATGCAATTCAAGTAATTTATAGTGCCTAAAGGTTGAACTGTAATTAGATAGCTATTTAATTTTGCTATAAATTAGCAGAACAAAATAGCTATCTTAAATTTTCAGAAATATTAATTGCTCGGACCAAAACCCCGGTTACTGGGATTAAAGTCACTTGGGCGACGTTCCCGATTACTCCGATCGCCCGGATTATTGGAATTATTGTTATTTGAGTTGCCGCTGCCATTGTACTGCCGAATGGTATAAGTAAACGAAAGCATAAAATACCGTTGCAGCGTTCGGGTTTCCACATCTTCAATATAAGTGGGCTGGATGTTGCGTTGGATGCTGTTGTTTTGTTTGAGTAAATCATACACCGACAGGCGTAAATCGCCGTTGCGTTTCGGGAAAAACTTTTTACCCACGCTCACATTCCATAAGCTGTAGTTTTGGTTGTAATTGGCACTTAAACCCGAGTAAATGCGCTGCGAAAAATCAGATTGTAAAACAAAACCTTTCCAGAAAATCCAGTTTAAACGAGCGCGGTTATTAAGGGTATAATAATTATTATTGCGGCCCACCGTTGCTGAGTTTTGCGTAAAATTCATGGTGCCGTTACTGGCCAAAGTAAAATCCAGGTTCTCGCTGATGTTGCTGCTTAAAGTTAAGCCCACCCCATACGTTTGCGTGTAAGAATAATTGAGCACCCCGTTTAAATAGCCCGGATTTTTGTTGTAGCCGGCGTTGGCATCTACGTTTATGTTAGTTTTAAGAGCTTTAACAGGGATGCCGTAGTTTACGAACCCGGTAAAGCTATACTGCCCGTTTACGTTGGTAGGCCGGGTAATTTGTTGATTCCGGATAAGCGGTACGCCAAAAATAACTTCGGTAGAATCGGCAATAATGGTTTCATTTACAATCGGGTTTTGATTGACTGAGGCATTAACGCCGATAAAAAAAGTACTGGCTTTTTCGAGGTTAGTAGCCGAGTACCGCACGTTCACAAAGTGCCGGTAAAACTGGTTCAGGTTAGGATTACCTACCGTAAACCGCAGCGAGTCGTTGCTTAGCGTAACCACATCCTGCAATTGCTCTACTGTAGGTGGGTTAGTGGTGCCCCGGTAAAACAGTCGAAAATTTTTCTGTTTGTTGATGTTATACTGCAAACGGGCATTAGGCACTACATTATTAAAACTCCGGGAAAAAGAGTTGGTAGTAGGAAACTCGCGCTTGTTGTTTAGTTCGGAATATTGATACGAGGTATTCACGTTAAAATTGATCTTGTTGTCTTGAGACCGGAAACGGTAACCTACGCCTAACCGGTGCTGCGGATTAAAATTTACAAAAGTATTGGAAAAGCGCGGATCAAACTCGTTATAGCCTTCTTCTTCGTCGATAAAATTATAAGCCCTCCTATCCGATTCGTTGCGCTGAAAGGTACCGGAGTAATTTAACTGCACCTGACTGAATTTACTTAAGGGCTCGGAGTATGAAAGCGAGGGCGTCAGACTCCAACCTTTTACTTCTTGGTCGTTGCGTTGGTTAATGGAAATAAATTCATCCGGGTTAAATTGCGCTGTTTCGGATTGGTTATAAGAATCTACGTCACGGTTATTAATAGCCGTACCTAAACCAATAGAAAGCGTGCGGCCCCGTTTAGCAAACCGGTGCTGAAAAGTAAATTCATTCGTAAAATTTAAGCCCAGCGAGTTTGACTTACTCTGTCCTAAAGTTTCGGTAACCTGCGCGGTATCCATGCTCCGAATGCGGTTAATACCAGATAAAGCATCGCGGCCCTGTAAACTCAATCGAGGACGCATAAAAATATTGTTAGCCGAATCCAGCTTAAACTCCAACCGGAAGTTTAACCGGTGATTATGATTTTGATTGGAAGAGTTATTTATCTCACTTTCCGAGTTATAAGGTAAGCGTTGGTTAACTACGTATTGTAAAAAAGATTTCTCGAAGGCATCGTTATCGGTGTAATTACCAAAGTAACTACCGCTGATCTCCAGCTTTTTGCCGAACTGACCCGAGTAGTTTAAGCCCGCCGAATGGGTTTTAGTAATCCCATTTAGCTGCGGTAAGGCAAAGTCGTTGCCACCACCAAAACCACCACCGCCCTGGCCGCCACCGCCACCTCTTCCACCCCGGCCACCTCCTCCACCGCCGCTGGAAACTCCAATTAAATCTTCGCCGGAAAAGTTTTGTTGGTTAATAGAATTGGATTGTCCCAGAATAGTTAAGCGCTGACCCGGTTTAAAAAAATTTAAACTACCGCCCACCTGGTAACGGGCATCGGTACCGGCACCGGCGTAAACCCGACCAAACTGCCCGGTTCGTCTATCGGCCCGAGTTACAATGTTTAAAGTTTTCACCCGGGTACCATCATCGAAACCCGAAACCTTAGCTTGCTCGCTTTGTTCTTCCAGAATCTGAATTTTATCAATTACTTCGGCGGGCAAATTATTTAAGGTAGCATTAACGTCATCACCGAAAAATTCTTTACCATCTACCAGCACGCGTTGCACGTTTTCGCCCTGAGCTTTCACCTGGCCATCCTGCACATTAATGCCGGGCATTTTCTGAATTAAATCCGAAGCACTGGCATCGGGATTGGTTTTAAAAGCGCGGGCATTTAGTTCGGTGGTATCTCCTTTTTGCACTGCCGTGGGGGTTTTGCCGATTACCTGCACTTCTCTTAACTGTCGGGTATCAGAAGTTAATGCAATAACGCCAACGTTTAACGGCGCGTTAGTTAAGGTAACCGGTCGTTGTGCGGTTTGGTAACTTAAAAATGAAATACGTAATTGGTACCTACCCGGAATTTGTTGAAAAGCAAATCGACCGGTAGCATCCGTTATAACCGCCGATTGCGAGGAATCGGGCAAGCGGATAAGCAACACAGTAGCGCCGGGCAATGCCGAATTATCTTTACTATCGGTTACGGTACCTTCCAGCAAAAAGGATTGACTTAAAACCGGCAGGGTAAATAAGAACAGCCAAAAAGTAAAAAGTATTTTCATAGCATCAGAAACAGAGCGTGAGTTCCTTGGATGCCTTTTAGCTGGTAAAGTTTAACTAGGTAGTCAAAAAAAGTAAAAATTTTAAAGTCCGAAGAGTATTTGACTTTTTAGAATTGCTTTTTAGCTACTATGGCACGGATTTACTTCCGTGCCATAGTAGCTAAAAAGCTTTCGTTTGCATAGCGGCGGCCGATGCTTTGTTCATAAATGAAGTTGTTTCATTGCTAGCTTCTTTGTTCTTTTTGTCTTGACACAAAGTAAGAGGGCCCCTACCCCCAGAACCAAAAAAGTCAAGGCGCTAAAAACTCGCTGAACGTTCGAACAGTTTAGCGTCAATGAGTGCACCTGGAACGGCTATTTGTTTCATAGCATACCGGAAGTTGTTTTCTGCACAGAGCTTTTAAAATTGGAAATCACTACTTACTAAAATGCTTAAAAAAAGCAGGCTACCCTGCTACTTGCCCACTAGAAAAAAAAATTTTACAACCAGAACTTCTTAAGTTTAATGTAGTTTTCTACTACTTCCGGTACCATGTAGGTAATAGATTTGCCCTGGTGTACGCAATCGCGAATAAAAGTAGCAGAAATATCCAGCAAGGGTGCCGGTACGGACTTTATTTTTGGATGATTTTTTAACGGCGAAGGAGGAGTGCCGGAACGCGGGTAAACGTAAATTTGAAAAAACTCCAGTATTTGTTCGTGGTTTTTCCACTTCGGGAACGAAGGCAGATTATCTTCGCCCATAATCAGCACAAATTCATAAGAAGGGTATTTTGCTTGCAGATAAGTAAGCGAATCAACCGTATAACTCGGCTTTGGCATTTTAAACTCGATATCGGATACTCCCAAGCGGGTATTCGTATCAATAGCCAGATTCACCATGTGCAACCGGTCAAACTCGTGCAGCAGCGAAGCACTTTTTTTAAATGGATTTTGTGGCGAAACTACTAACCAAACTGCACTTAAATCGGTATTATTGGCCATGTAATTTGCTAAAATTAAATGACCAATGTGGATGGGATTAAAAGAGCCGAACAACAGGCCTACTTTCATATCACAACATCTTCCACCCCAATAAACTGGTTTACTAAAGCTTCGGCTTTCCGGAAAGCTTCTTCCAGGTCATCATTTACAATAACCTTATCAAATTTATTTTCAAAACTCAGTTCGAACTTTGCTTTAAATACCCGGCTGGAAATACTGGAAGCCGAATCGGTTGCCCGGGCAACCAAACGCTGCGCCAATGCTTCAATAGAAGGAGGTTTAACAAAAACAGCCAGAGCGCGATCTTGGTAAAATTCTTTAATGTGCAAACCACCTTTTACATCTACATCCAGAATGGCATGTTTACCAGTACTCCAGATGCGTTCAATCTCAGATTTTAATGTACCGTAAAAAGCACCTTCGTATACTTCTTCCCACTCTACAAATTCGTTATTTTCAATTTTTTGCCGGAATTCTTCGGGAGTAATAAAGTAATAATCCTTGCCTTGCACTTCATTACGGCCACGTTTATCGCGCGTGCAAGCCGATATAGAAAAACCTAAGTGCGGATTTACTTTTAACAGATGTTTTACAATAGTGGTTTTACCAGCGCCGGAGGGAGCCGAAAAAATAATGATCTTACCTTGCATCCGAGGTTAAACAGTTTCATTTATGATGGTCTTGATAGAACCCATCAGATTTTGAGGCACAATTTTGCGCTTTATATTATCTTTTAAAAATAATTTTAACTGTTGATGCTTATCATGGGCCTTAAAACAATCCTGGCAGGTCTCCAGGTGATTAAAAAAATAATGACGGTCTTCAGCGGTAGCTTCGCCGTCAATAATTACATCTAATAATTCTACTACGCGTTCGCAGTCGGTTTTAGGGCCCTCTTCGGTAAGAGCATGTTGTAAAGTAAAGGTTGTATTCATGGGCGTTGAGTTGGGTGCTTGGTTGTTCATACGTTCAAGGTTATCCGGTTACAATAGGCTGTTTTCAGTGTAACAAAAAATCCAAATAAAAATTTACAATTTCATATAAATATTTACTTTTTTTTTATTCTTCCTCTTCCTCCCCGTGGTAACCCATTGAACGAGCGTATTTTTCAAGCTTTTCTTTCAGAAAGTTCCGGGCCCGGTGCAAACGAGAACGGACGGTACCAATTGGAATATCCAAAATTTTGGCCATTTCCTCGTAAGTAAACCCTTCCAGATCGCAAAGTATAATTACTGTCCGGAAATCTACGGGCAACGAATTTAAGGCGCTGGCTACTTCATCACCGATTAATTCCTGTACGCTCTGCGAACGCATATCCGAAGTAGTAGCAATTTCGCCATCGCCATCTAAACCTTCCGAATTATAATAGCCTTCTACTTCGCTATAATCAACTTTTGCCGGCTGTTTACTTTTTTTCCGGAAATCGTTAATAAACGAATTCTTGAGTATTCGGAACAGCCAGGCTTTGGCATTAGTTCCGGGCTCAAAGTAATCGAAAAACCGGTATGCCTTCAGATAGGTCTCTTGAACCAGGTCATTGGCATCGTCTTCGTCTAAGGTAAGTCTAAAAGCAAAATTATACAGCGGATCGATTATTGGCAGTAATTCCGCTTCGAACCGGGTATCCTTTTCTGCCTTAGTTAGCTGATTGCCTCTTTGCTCGCTCATTTAACTTAAATTGGATGTTAATAAACATTTTAAACCGCTAGGTTATACGTAAAATTACGATAATTAGCAGCATAGCGTTTTACTGGTATGTAACCAACTCGATTACAGTTACCTTAGAATTTTAAAATTAAAATTAGAAAAGCCTGCTGCCAACTATTGCTAACAGCAACACCTCTTAATGTCCGCATGTACGTAAAACCAACCAGAATGGCTACTTTTTTATTTAAGTTAATGCGGATAGTAGCCAACATCTTCGCGGCTTACCCGTACCGGCTGGTTTTTACTTTCTTTATTGGTAAAAAACAAACAATAGAAAAAAACAAAAGTATTCAGGCCAAGTTGTCTCTGAAAAAAGGATTCAACCAGCATAGCCGTGGCGATAATAATTAAAAAGGCGATACTCTCTTGGTTCTGTTGCCAATTAAATTTTATAACCGGATACAGAAAAGTATACAATAGTAAAATCAAGCCACCTACTCCCATGCTCACCAAAAAGTTCAGATATTGGTTGTGCAGCCCAATCTGATTTTCCTTTTTCAAACCAAAATCTTTTACGGCATACTGGCGGTCCAGTTCTACTTTTACATCGGCCGGCGCCACACCTAACAACCAGTTACGCCTCACTAAGGTTAAAGCAGTTTCCCAGGCTGCCAAACGTTGCGAAATAGAGTAATAATTAATATCCTGGTTGTGCAGATAACGTTCTACATCGCTCTGAGTATTAGCTACCCGCAACCGAACCGATTCTAAGGTAAAATAAGCCCCAACAGGAATTAAAATAATAGTAGCTAGTAAGGCACTGCCCAGCACATATTGTTTGTGATTACGAATAAAAATAAATACCTGTACCAGCATAGCTACATACATAGCCAGTAAGCCGGTACGAAACGCCATAATATGCAGCGAAACAAAAATGAGTACCAAGCAAACTGCAAGTATTTTTTTCTCAGTTTTACGCCAGAGTAGTACAGGCGATTGGTAGAGATGTAAGGTAAAAAATACGGCTAAGGCCATTAATACGCCAAAGTAAATGTGCGAAATACCATTAATACTTGTAGGGTTTTGGCTATGCGAAATCATGGCGTTAATTTGTTCCCGGTGCAGAAAATAATGAATCACTGTACCCACCGAAAGCAACATCACTAGAAATACAAAAAGAAATAATACTGCATAACGCTGCTTATTGCGCAAGCCAGGCAACATGCCCCAGGCGCAGGATATTACAAGAAAAGGCAGGTACTGAGTGATGTAATAACGCCACTGAGCCCAATTATCGGTATATAAAGTACTCAGCAAAAAAAGTCCGTAAAAGCCCAGCAGGAATAAAGCCGGTGTATTTTGTTTTAACCGTTTTAAACTTTGTTGCACCGGCATTTGCCACAATGCCCATACCAGCATAGCAATAGGAGCGATACTCAGTAAAGCCCGCGATAACAACAAACCAACTACAAATAAGCAGCTTAGCAAAAACAGGCCATTCTGTGCCCTAGCTTCTGAAAAGCGATTATTCTTTAAGTTGGCTAGTATATTTGGCATAAGAAAAATTTATTCAAAGGAGTATTTACTATAAAGCATTTATGCCCGTAAATTTTTTAATTCTGATTCTGTTAATAAAGTAAAGAAGCCATCCTAAGATAAACAACTTTCTACCTAGGCCATTGTTCTAATGTGGCAACCACCTGCGCTACGTTAATCTGCTGAATACACACGCAACTGCCAGGCGATTTCCGGCAATCGCTGCAATCTTTGGGTACTACCAGGTATTGTGCCCTTGGGCCTAACGGTGCCCAGCGTCCCGGATGCATGGGCTTAATAGGCGGATACAAACCTAGCGCATGGATACCCACACTGGCGGCCAGGTGCAAAGGTCCGGTACTGGCTCCTACTAAACCAGTACAAGCTTTCATAAAACTGATAAACTCCGATAACGAGAATTTACCGGTTACATCAGTAATGTAGTTTTGATTTTCGCGGAGCCAATCCTGCAACAACTCTCCTTCTGCTGCTGAGCCCGAAATAAAAACCTGCCAGCCTAATCCGTGAAGTTGCTGGGCCAAAGAAGCAAAATGCGGCAAACCCCACTCGCGGGCACTTCCTTTAGATTTGGGGTGCAAAATAATACGAGGTTTATCCCATTTTAAAAATTTCTGCCATTTTTCCGGCAGCGGATTAATTCTGGAAAAATCCAAATAACCAGTCACCTCGTCTAAAGAGGGTATTTCTTTTAAGCCCAAAGGCCGGAGTAAAGTAAAATTTAATTGGCTTTCGTGGTAAGGCGAATGGCGGCGACTGAGGTTAACTAAAACATTAACCGTAAACCAATGAAACCAACGGTTACGCGTACCAATGCGTTGTTTTATGCCCGCCTTTCGAGCTAGTTGCGCAATTTGTTTATTCGGGAAAACATGGATAATGCTGCTAATCTGCTGTTTTTTAAAAAATGCAACTTGTTCGGCTACCGATAAATTCTTTACGTCATCCCAATTTAAAAATTCGTCGATGTGTCGGCAGCAAGCTACTACGGGCGCCGTGTAGGTACGCCCCAGGAACAGCACCCGCGCACCGGGCACATGTTGCTTTATCCAGCCTGCCATAGGTAAAGTTAATACCACATCCCCAATCGCATCAATCCGGCTGATCAAAATAGTTTTGGCAGGAGCTTGCAAATGTTTCATCGGTTGGTCCAGTATAGTTTCGCGTATTTCACAAAAACTGCGTACCCCGATAGTACCGCTACACAGAATCCGGCAAAGCCATCGCGCCAGCCAAATTTTAAAAAATACATCTGAAAAAACTTAAACGGCGGCTTTACCAACATAGGCCATAAACCGGGACGTTTGTTTTTCAGCTTTAATTCCTGGCAAGCAATGGTGGTAAAATGATTAATTTGCTTCAGGTGATCTTCCAGGGTATGAAAAGAATAATGCAGCAAATCGCCTTTTAGTAAACCGGTTGGTTGGTTAGAGTGTATCTGGTATACTTCATGCAACAATAAACCTTCCCACTGACCTTGTTCCCGGTTATACAAACGTAACTTCTTATCGGGGTACCAGCCCCCGTGCCGGATCCAGGAGCCGCAGTAATTGGTTAACCGAACCAAGTAATAGCCGGCGAATTGCCAGTTTTGCTTAATGGCTAAAACTGAGTTTTCGAGTTCCGGAGTAACTACTTCATCGGCATCCAGAGAAAGAATATGCGGATACACAGCCTGGCTATTTGCAAAGTTTTTTTGCTCGACGTAACCGGTAAAAGCCCGCGAAACAAACCGCGTACCGTGCTGGGCGCAAATTTCGGCGGTATTATCCGTAGAGTACGAATCAACCACTACAATATCATCGGCTACATTTTTTACGCTCTCCAGGCAGCTCCCAATGTTGCGCTCTTCGTTAAACGTAATAATTACCACCGACAACTTTACAGGCATTTATCTAATATTTTATGGCTTGATTAAATCTTGCGCGAATATCGGATTTTCCGGAATAGAATTTTAAATTTTTATCTTTCTACCGAACAATCAACCGGATAGAAGCTGTTTGAAAAAGAAAAGAGCCGGACGAAAATCCGGCTCTTTAAAAATATATACTCGAAAGATAATCCGAGGAATTTATGTAATCCGCGAAAATATGTGTGATTTAGTAACGGTAATACTCTGGTTTAAACGGTCCTTGCTTTTCTAC
Proteins encoded in this region:
- a CDS encoding glycosyltransferase family 2 protein yields the protein MPVKLSVVIITFNEERNIGSCLESVKNVADDIVVVDSYSTDNTAEICAQHGTRFVSRAFTGYVEQKNFANSQAVYPHILSLDADEVVTPELENSVLAIKQNWQFAGYYLVRLTNYCGSWIRHGGWYPDKKLRLYNREQGQWEGLLLHEVYQIHSNQPTGLLKGDLLHYSFHTLEDHLKQINHFTTIACQELKLKNKRPGLWPMLVKPPFKFFQMYFLKFGWRDGFAGFCVAVLSGYAVFVKYAKLYWTNR
- a CDS encoding glycosyltransferase family 9 protein is translated as MKHLQAPAKTILISRIDAIGDVVLTLPMAGWIKQHVPGARVLFLGRTYTAPVVACCRHIDEFLNWDDVKNLSVAEQVAFFKKQQISSIIHVFPNKQIAQLARKAGIKQRIGTRNRWFHWFTVNVLVNLSRRHSPYHESQLNFTLLRPLGLKEIPSLDEVTGYLDFSRINPLPEKWQKFLKWDKPRIILHPKSKGSAREWGLPHFASLAQQLHGLGWQVFISGSAAEGELLQDWLRENQNYITDVTGKFSLSEFISFMKACTGLVGASTGPLHLAASVGIHALGLYPPIKPMHPGRWAPLGPRAQYLVVPKDCSDCRKSPGSCVCIQQINVAQVVATLEQWPR
- a CDS encoding O-antigen ligase family protein, whose amino-acid sequence is MPNILANLKNNRFSEARAQNGLFLLSCLFVVGLLLSRALLSIAPIAMLVWALWQMPVQQSLKRLKQNTPALFLLGFYGLFLLSTLYTDNWAQWRYYITQYLPFLVISCAWGMLPGLRNKQRYAVLFLFVFLVMLLSVGTVIHYFLHREQINAMISHSQNPTSINGISHIYFGVLMALAVFFTLHLYQSPVLLWRKTEKKILAVCLVLIFVSLHIMAFRTGLLAMYVAMLVQVFIFIRNHKQYVLGSALLATIILIPVGAYFTLESVRLRVANTQSDVERYLHNQDINYYSISQRLAAWETALTLVRRNWLLGVAPADVKVELDRQYAVKDFGLKKENQIGLHNQYLNFLVSMGVGGLILLLYTFLYPVIKFNWQQNQESIAFLIIIATAMLVESFFQRQLGLNTFVFFYCLFFTNKESKNQPVRVSREDVGYYPH